From the genome of Eucalyptus grandis isolate ANBG69807.140 chromosome 2, ASM1654582v1, whole genome shotgun sequence, one region includes:
- the LOC104433878 gene encoding rho GTPase-activating protein 7, giving the protein MSTSLAAFDRPRTGVSNTVFKSGPLFISSKGIGWKSWKKRWFILTRTSLVFFKNDPSALPQRGGEVNLTLGGIDLNNSGSVVVREDKKLLTVLFPDGRDGRAFTLKAETLEDLYEWKTALEHALAQAPSAALVMGHNGIFRNDAGDIIEGSFHQWREKHPVKSLVVGRPILLALEDIDGGPSFLEKALRFLEKFGTKVEGILRQSADVEEVDHRVQEYEQGKNEFAPDEDAHVVGDCVKHVLRELPSSPVPASCCTALLEAYKIDRRESRVHAMRSAIQETFPEPNRRLLQRILKMMHTIASNSHENRMTASAVAACMAPLLLRPLLAGECELDDEFDTNGDASAQLLAAANAANNAQAIITTLLEEYENIFDEENLQRCSISADSRIENSGSDDSSDEDNVDVKVNGYHDAENEVDPETDDDPERTLSGKLSESSGCNGGDLYDYKAFGTDDSDVGSPRDNSASIGSSNLHTGSRPRDSNIQLVEQQGQLKKEIDHSASEVESSTVAPSGEQFQSVGELLSSIRPGQSHTLPVSGLEGGSGRSTGKISSSNLNTKRSTLWGRNTARKAPSMESVDSSGEEELAIQRLEITKNDLRQRIAKEARGNAILQASLERRKQALHERRLALEQDVARLQEQLQAERDLRAALEAGLSMSSGQFSSSRGMDSKTRAELEEIALAEADVARLKQKVAELHHQLNQQRQHHYGSLSDACDRYQQVQNSQQRFPPQDFDTTLAYYNHERKQRSEQIIQPEGLLGDWRNIKGQALASASSSRLPSGKQFMDSSPLSDSKSTEASTSISVDELGAVDSASLPSTSRIAEGMEFPRHPSVASSALVELTTRLDFFKERRSQLMEQLHSLDLNYGTASSQDFVYRPSSPPWS; this is encoded by the exons ATGTCAACTTCGCTAGCGGCCTTTGACCGCCCGAGGACCGGTGTTTCGAACACG GTGTTCAAAAGTGGCCCTCTTTTTATATCTTCCAAAG GAATAGGCTGGAAGTCTTGGAAAAAGCGCTGGTTTATCCTTACGCGCACTTCTTTGGTTTTCTTCAAAAATGATCCT AGTGCACTCCCACAGAGAGGTGGAGAGGTAAACCTGACTTTGGGTGGGATTGACCTGAACAACTCTGGGAG CGTTGTTGTTAGAGAAGATAAAAAGCTGTTAACTGTCCTGTTTCCTGATGGACGTGATGGCCGAGCATTCACTCTTAAG GCTGAGACATTGGAGGATTTGTATGAGTGGAAAACAGCCTTGGAACATGCTCTTGCCCAAGCGCCAAGTGCTGCCCTTGTCATGGGACACAATGGAATCTTCCGAAATGACGCGGGTGATATAATTGAAGGATCTTTTCATCAAT GGAGGGAGAAGCATCCTGTAAAATCTCTGGTCGTTGGGAGACCGATTTTGCTTGCTCTGGAAGATATTGATGGAGGTCCTTCTTTTCTTGAGAAAGCTCTTCGGTTTCTAGAGAAGTTTG GAACGAAAGTAGAAGGTATTCTAAGGCAATCTGCAGATGTCGAGGAGGTGGACCACAGAGTCCAAGAATATGAACAAG GCAAAAACGAGTTTGCTCCTGATGAAGATGCTCACGTTGTTGGTGACTGTGTGAAG CATGTTCTGAGGGAGCTACCTTCATCTCCAGTTCCAGCATCTTGCTGCACTGCATTGCTAGAGGCTTATA AAATTGATAGGAGGGAATCTCGTGTTCATGCAATGCGGTCTGCAATACAGGAGACATTCCCTGAGCCAAACAGACGTTTACTGCAGAG AATCCTGAAGATGATGCATACTATTGCCTCCAATTCTCATGAGAACCGGATGACTGCATCTGCTGTTGCTGCTTGCATGGCTCCTTTATTATTACGTCCTTTATTGGCTGGTGAATGTGAATTGGACGATGAGTTTGACACTAATGGCGATGCTTCTGCTCAGCTTCTAGCTGCTGCAAATGCTGCCAATAATGCGCAAGCCATCATCACAACTCTTCTGGAGGAGTACGAGAATATTTTTGAT GAAGAGAATCTTCAAAGATGCTCCATATCTGCGGATTCTCGGATTGAAAACAGTGGGAGTGATGATTCATCTGATGAAGATAATGTGGATGTAAAAGTCAATGGTTACCATGATGCAGAGAATGAAGTTGATCCAGAAACGGATGATGATCCAGAACGCACACTTAGTGGAAAACTTAGTGAAAGCAGTGGATGCAATGGAGGCGATTTGTATGACTATAAG GCCTTTGGCACGGATGATTCAGATGTTGGGTCACCTAGGGATAATTCTGCTTCAATTGGCAGTTCAAACTTACATACTGGTTCTCGACCTAGGGATTCCAATATTCAGTTAGTTGAGCAACAAGGACAACTAAAGAAAGAAATCGACCACTCTGCCAGTGAAGTTGAATCTTCAACTGTCGCACCTTCTGGTGAACAGTTCCAATCTGTGGGTGAACTTTTGTCTTCAATCAGGCCAGGCCAGAGCCACACTCTTCCAGTTTCAGGGCTTGAGGGAGGTTCTGGAAGGTCGACGGGAAAAATTTCAAGCTCTAATCTCAACACGAAAAGATCAACATTGTGGGGAAGAAATACT GCCAGAAAAGCACCATCAATGGAATCAGTGGATTCTTCTGGAGAAGAAGA GCTTGCTATACAGAGACTTGAGATAACGAAAAATGACTTGCGACAAAGGATAGCTAAGGAG GCCAGAGGGAATGCAATATTGCAAGCTAGCTTGGAGAGGAGGAAGCAGGCTCTGCATGAGAGGCGCTTGGCACTTGAACAAGAT GTGGCTAGATTGCAAGAACAGCTGCAAGCAGAAAGAGACCTGAGAGCTGCACTCGAAGCTGGTTTGAGCATGTCATCTGGGCAATTTTCCAGTTCCCGCGGCATGGATTCTAAG ACAAGGGCCGAGCTCGAGGAGATTGCTCTTGCAGAAGCAGATGTTGCAAGATTGAAGCAGAAAGTTGCAGAATTGCACCATCAGCTAAATCAGCAGCGCCAGCATCACTATGGATCTCTTTCTGATGCATGTGACCGCTATCAACAAGTGCAGAATTCTCAACA GAGATTTCCCCCACAAGATTTTGATACTACCCTCGCCTATTATAATCAcgaaagaaaacagagaagcGAG CAAATTATTCAACCGGAGGGTTTGCTCGGGGACTGGAGAAATATCAAAGGTCAAGCATTGGCATCTGCAAGCAGTAGCAGGTTGCCTTCAGGAAAGCAATTTATGGATTCATCACCTCTTAGTGACTCGAAAAGTACGGAGGCATCAACAAGTATATCTGTGGATGAGCTCGGGGCTGTTGATTCAGCATCTCTACCCTCTACTTCAAGAATAGCAGAG GGAATGGAATTTCCAAGGCATCCATCTGTGGCATCTTCTGCTTTAGTGGAATTAACGACGCGCCTCGATTTCTTCAAGGAGCGGCGGTCTCAGCTGATGGAGCAGCTCCACAGCCTCGATTTAAATTATGGCACGGCTTCTTCACAAGACTTTGTCTACAGACCGTCGTCTCCGCCGTGGAGTTGA
- the LOC104433879 gene encoding pentatricopeptide repeat-containing protein At1g62350: MLNLAFHLLLRRRTALRNQHLLFHNNLAKHRLLSLLLLSPQTQQISQYVRTTSSPSLSIWRRKKEIGKEGLIVAKELKRIQSNPVRLDRFIKSHVSRLLKSDLVSVLAEFQRQDQVFLCMKLYNVVRKEIWYRPDMFFYRDMLMMLARNKNVDEVRHVWEDLKREEVLFDQHTFGDIMRAFLDSGLPSEAMEIYDEMRRSPDPPLSLPFRVILKGLIPYPELRERVKDDFLELFPGMIVYDPPEDLFEDQELIKESEDD, translated from the exons ATGTTGAACCTcgcttttcatcttcttcttcggcgaAGAACAGCTTTGCGGAATCAACATTTGCTTTTCCACAACAATCTTGCGAAGCATCGCTTACTGTCACTGCTGTTGTTGTCGCCGCAAACACAGCAGATATCACAGTATGTGAGGACAACCTCGAGCCCTAGCTTGTCGatatggaggaggaagaaggagatcgGGAAAGAGGGTTTGATTGTGGCCAAGGAGCTCAAGCGTATCCAATCCAACCCAGTCCGGCTCGACCGGTTCATCAAGTCCCATGTCTCACGGTTGCTCAAGTCTGATCTCGTCTCTGTTCTTGCCGAGTTCCAGAGGCAGGATCAGGTCTTTCTCTGCATGAAG TTGTATAATGTGGTGCGCAAAGAGATATGGTATCGGCCGGACATGTTTTTCTACAGGGACATGTTGATGATGCTTGCAAGGAACAAAAATGTGGATGAGGTGAGGCATGTGTGGGAAGATCTGAAAAGGGAAGAAGTTCTGTTTGATCAGCACACTTTTGGGGACATAATGAGGGCTTTCTTGGATAGCGGACTGCCCTCGGAGGCTATGGAGATATATGACGAAATGAGACGGTCTCCTGATCCTCCACTCTCGCTGCCTTTCCGTGTGATACTGAAAGGGCTTATTCCATACCcagaattgagagagagggtgaaGGACGACTTCCTGGAGCTCTTTCCGGGTATGATTGTGTACGACCCACCTGAAGACTTGTTCGAAGATCAAGAGTTGATAAAGGAGAGTGAAGATGATTAG